In a genomic window of Thunnus thynnus chromosome 16, fThuThy2.1, whole genome shotgun sequence:
- the si:ch211-266g18.10 gene encoding axoneme-associated protein mst101(2) isoform X24 translates to MTEGDKSGPSSAASEPNAAAAAPPASSEKPKGLGLLNKLRVSVELMIALAALLSWVVVGVVMFDFVEYKAVPDIQQIITDPVQAVNDAVDEVSSLLNKFQECAPDLSDPMSAATYAADEIAEAKDGFVRYFSDEEGNFYLSYVDPVIIGRRAFHSTNDLVCGVVGSIRDTLCAIMDTIIDIILAINRGIIDLGFIDPVVIGRNVFSVTNDTVGVIMGYIQDALCFILDSVLDIMKDVQHSVGFSPMAVLKRTAEITTEQINMLVSYFSTLLMGEQGILPEVSIDPMKVVEDAVLEVSDKKDLFMAYISSMFVGDQGEPLATPVVDVVTEKDEISPADINLVRRKGEFLPPFEKVTEIMHAAKHEAVPAPEISEAPDSKMEEEEETEVPTEADGKETEEDDVKHAGLEETELEPSLKDEEILDAADSEEEKQEEAKEVDAVEEEEEEEEIKTEEDGAHMENEEEQEEEKEEGSVDTEKEEEDFKIEDDDNEQEEEEDIKTEEAEVKEEEELEEEEEAKTAENLVEYSEEEEETKTEEEVVEDEEDGEEEEEDEEEEEAAKTEEDFVEDEEEEEEEEEEAKAEEDFVEDEDEEKIEETKTEDEEEEEEEEEEEDGEEETKTEEGLGEEEEEEEEEEEEEETKLEEVLGQDEEEEEEEETKTEDMVEDEEEEEEEEEEEETKLAEALAQDEEEKESEEEEAITEEDVVEADEEEEEEEETEAAAATIDKDMETRDYDHEDDKEKDLHGDEDTDVKDQSVKTDWDDQALEEEDYKAVEEEKEEEKEPSVQHLHLEILSAEQLNDDSLVSESDDEDEEETMTSPHVHDKDEHADIVDDHDENNNNSENGKTEPKRKRKVHIPAERVRRVGSRAAHKEEHKQHDKVLKDAKERHAIKEVKDALMKDLKATEIEKEEKKENKTKVEKTVAIKPKEEKPKKEAKPEVKPTEKIPEKPKEEPQKKKVPKPSKEKKEVKKPSKEEKKEKKHLKEEKEAKKPPKEDKEVKKSPKEEKEVKKPLKEEKEVKKPLKEEKEVKKPPKEEKEVKKPPKEEKELKKPPKEEKEAKKLPKEEKEEKKPHKEEKEVKKPHRVEKEEKKHLKEEKEEKKPHKEEKEVKKPHRVEKEEKKHLEEEKEEKKPHKEEKEVKKPHRVEKEEKKHLKEEKEEKKPHKEEKEVKKPHRVEKEEKKHLKEEKEEKKPHKEEKEVKKPHRVEKEEKKHLKEEKEEKKPLKEEKEVKKPHRVEKEEKKHLKEEKEEKKPLKEEKEVKKPHRVEKEEKKHLKEEKEKKPPKEEKEVKKHLKEEKMPHNVTLFKKEREDKKPSKEETAEKKHVEKKEVKKPLKEEKEEKEAKKPSKEEKEDQKPSKEKKIQPSKKEREDEKALEEKRKMKEKVQKPSEKEKELKKLPKEEKEMKKPSAEEKPHRKEKEPTKKEKEPTELHKEEKEPAHPKVVHELKKHLREKEEELLHPKEEREPKKPSKEEKEPEKPPKKAKEVTKPPKEEKVVAKPPKVEPEKISKEKKQPVSKEVKEEKKERHLKEEVVPKKPSKEEKEPSKHPKMEEKERKGPTKKETEPKKLSKEEDREELSKEKKEVKISKVVKEVKKIHKEEHEPKKTSKKETEPTKPSKEEKEVKKAPKEDKEPAKKKDIKTEAKPQKAARGIKVVKKEVASVLKKEHLNVTKAAVEYKKPVKVLKAAKKHIIPVLKKEHMNVTKTEGREVTKVKAKPEPPKTKKVAAPKEPKKESKQKIKRKPGKPDIDEVKEKKKTIPTKKETEVSKPKVKPTPVHKDAEVTKEKAKHAPSKKEVPKEKAKAAPAKKEAAAPKEKPEPVILKKGHGGPARNASLVKEKVKIVPMKKDVKVAKEKVKAVFAKTTAEVSKQKPKPVHIKRETAPLRIKPSLVVKEAGAPQKNVSLTKEKAKVVPLKKEAVLKEKAKAKTSQKEHEAKPVHAKKEPEATKEKPKPAHEKKVAPSKSEETKKEKVKSLLRKKELETCKEKDKPAAVKKEDRVLKEIQESAKKEKSAEKKATKEEKVKAEPAVSDSFLMDEELPYFQCFFVDEDEAQFPFYAFSPL, encoded by the exons ATGACTGAAG GGGACAAATCCGGCCCCTCGTCCGCCGCCAGTGAGCCCAATGCAGCAGCCGCAGCACCACCGGCGAGCTCTGAGAAACCTAAAGGTCTGGGGCTCCTCAATAAGCTGAGAGTGTCTGTGGAGCTGATGATTGCTCTGGCTGCTCTGCTGTCCTGGGTGGTGGTGGGAGTGGTGATGTTTGACTTTGTGGAGTACAAAGCAGTCCCTG ACATTCAGCAAATCATTACGGACCCTGTGCAAGCTGTAAATGATGCTGTTGATGAAGTATCCAGTCTGCTCAATAAGTTTCAAG AATGTGCGCCTGATTTAAGTGACCCCATGTCTGCTGCCACTTATGCGGCAGATGAAATAGCAGAAGCAAAGGATGGATTTGTTCGATATTTCTCAGATGAGGAGG GAAACTTCTACCTCAGCTACGTTGACCCTGTAATCATTGGCAGACGAGCTTTCCATTCAACTAATGACCTTGTGTGTGGAGTGGTGGGATCCATCAGGGACACACTCTGTGCTATCATGGATACTATAATTGATATTATATTGGCTATAAATAGAG gaATCATTGACCTTGGCTTCATCGACCCCGTGGTAATTGGCAGAAATGTCTTCAGTGTTACAAATGACACTGTGGGTGTAATAATGGGCTACATCCAGGATGCGCTCTGCTTCATTTTAGACAGTGTACTGGATATAATGAAAG ATGTCCAGCATTCTGTGGGATTCAGTCCTATGGCAGTCCTGAAGAGAACAGCAGAAATCACCACAGAACAGATTAACATGCTTGTGAGCTACTTCTCCACATTGCTGATGGGTGAACAAG GAATCTTGCCTGAGGTGTCCATTGACCCCATGAAAGTTGTTGAGGACGCTGTGTTGGAGGTCTCAGACAAGAAAGATTTGTTCATGGCTTATATATCAAGCATGTTCGTTGGTGATCAAG gTGAACCTCTTGCCACACCAGTTGTAGATGTAGTAACTGAAAAAg aTGAAATTTCTCCGGCTGATATTAATTTGGTCAGAAGGAAAG GTGAATTTCTGCCACCTTTCGAGAAAG TTACAGAGATCATGCACGCTGCCAAACATGAAGCTGTTCCTGCTCCAGAGATAAGTGAAGCCCCAGACTcaaagatggaggaggaggaggagactgaGGTTCCAACTGAAGCAGATGgcaaagagacagaggaagatgatg TGAAACATGCCGGCCTTGAAGAAACAGAACTCGAACCGTCACTGAAAGATGAGGAAATCCTTGATGCTGCTGACagtgaggaggagaaacaggaagaaGCAAAAGAGGTTGATGCtgtagaagaggaggaggaggaggaggagattaaAACAGAGGAGGATGGAGCACACATGGAAAatgaggaagagcaggaggaggaaaaagaggaaggaagtgTTGAcacagaaaaggaggaggaggacttcAAAATAGAGGATGATGACAacgaacaagaagaagaagaagatattaAAACAGAGGAGGCTGAAgtaaaggaagaggaggagctggaggaggaggaggaggccaaaACTGCAGAAAATTTGGTTGAatattcagaggaggaggaagaaacaaaaacagaagaagaggtggtagaagatgaggaggacggggaggaggaggaagaggatgaggaggaggaggaggcagccaAAACTGAAGAAGATTTTgtagaagatgaggaggaggaggaggaggaagaggaggaggccaaAGCTGAAGAAGATTTTGTagaagatgaggatgaggagaaaatagaagagacaaaaactgaagatgaggaggaggaggaggaggaggaggaggaggaagatggggAGGAGGAGACCAAAACTGAAGAAGGTttgggagaagaggaggaagaggaagaggaagaggaggaggaggaggagaccaAATTGGAAGAAGTTTTGGGacaagatgaggaggaagaggaggaggaggagacaaaaacagaagacatggttgaagatgaggaggaagaggaagaggaggaggaggaggaggagaccaAATTGGCAGAAGCTTTGGCAcaagatgaggaggagaaggagagtgaggaggaggaggcaatAACAGAAGAAGATGTTGTAGAGGCtgacgaggaggaagaggaggaggaggagactgaagctgctgctgccaccatTGATAAAGATATGGAGACCAGAGATTATGACCATGaagatgacaaagaaaaagatctTCATGGTGATGAAGATACTGATGTCAAAGATCAATCTGTAAAAACTGATTGGGACGATCAGGCTCTAGAGGAGGAAGATTATAAGGCAgtggaagaagagaaggaagaagaaaaagagccATCAGTCCAACATCTTCATCTTGAAATTCTGTCAGCTGAACAGCTCAATGATGACAGTTTAGTATCTGAAtctgatgatgaggatgaagaagaaaCGATGACTTCACCACATGTTCACGACAAAGACGAACACGCTGACATCGTCGATGATCACGatgagaacaacaacaacagcgaGAACGGGAAAACTGAACCTAAACGAAAGAGGAAGGTTCATATTCCCGCTGAGAGAGTCAGAAGAGTCGGATCCAGAGCTGCTCACAAAGaagaacacaaacaacatgataAAG TTCTCAAAGATGCAAAGGAAAGACACGCTATAAAAGAAGTTAAAGATGCCCTTATGAAAG ACCTAAAAGCCACAGAAAttgaaaaggaggagaaaaaggagaacaaaACCAAAGTTGAGAAAACCGTGGCGATAAAACCAAAGGAAGAAAAGCCAAAGAAGGAGGCCAAACCTGAGGTAAAACCTACTGAGAAGATACCAGAGAAGCCCAAAG AAGAACCCCAGAAGAAGAAAGTACCAAAGCCTTctaaggaaaagaaagaagtgaaGAAACCCTccaaagaagagaagaaggaaaagaagcatctaaaagaagagaaagaagccAAGAAACCACCTAAAGAAGATAAAGAAGTCAAGAAATCTCccaaagaagagaaagaagtcAAGAAACCActcaaagaagagaaagaagttaAGAAACCacttaaagaagaaaaagaagtcaAGAAACCTCccaaagaggagaaagaagtcAAGAAACCTCccaaagaggagaaagaattGAAGAAACCACccaaagaggagaaagaagccAAGAAACTACccaaagaagagaaagaggagaagaaacctcataaagaagagaaagaagtcAAGAAACCACATAGAgtagagaaagaggagaagaaacatctcaaagaagagaaagaggagaagaaacctcataaagaagagaaagaagtcAAGAAACCACATAGAgtagagaaagaggagaagaaacatctcgaagaagagaaagaggagaagaaacctcataaagaagagaaagaagtcAAGAAACCACATAGAgtagagaaagaggagaagaaacatctcaaagaagagaaagaagagaagaaacctcataaagaagagaaagaagtcAAGAAACCACATAGAgtagagaaagaggagaagaaacatctcaaagaagagaaagaggagaagaaacctcataaagaagagaaagaagtcAAGAAACCACATAGAgtagagaaagaggagaagaaacatctcaaagaagagaaagaggagaagaaacctcttaaagaagagaaagaagtcAAGAAACCACATAGAgtagagaaagaggagaagaaacatctcaaagaagagaaagaggagaagaaacctcttaaagaagagaaagaagtcAAGAAACCACATAGAgtagagaaagaggagaagaaacatctcaaagaagagaaagagaagaaacctcccaaagaagagaaagaagtgaAGAAACATCTCAAAGAAGAGAAGATGCCACACAACGTGACACTTTTCAAGAAGGAGAGGGAAGACAAGAAGCCTTCTAAGGAAGAGACAGCGGAGAAGAAGCATGTggagaaaaaagaagtgaagaaaCCTCtaaaagaagagaaggaggaaaaagaagcGAAGAAGCCCTctaaagaagagaaagaagatcAAAAGCCatctaaagaaaagaaaatacagccgtccaagaaagagagggaagacgAGAAGGCTCttgaagaaaagagaaaaatgaaggaaaaagttCAAAAGCCTTCCGAAAAGGAAAAAGAACTGAAGAAGCTTCctaaagaagagaaagaaatgaagaaacCTTCTGCGGAGGAAAAACCTCACCGAAAAGAGAAAGAACCaactaaaaaggaaaaagaaccAACAGAACTCcacaaagaagagaaagaacCAGCACATCCTAAAGTGGTACATGAACTCAAAAAGCATctcagagaaaaggaggaagaattACTGCAtccaaaagaagaaagagaaccAAAGAAGCcctcaaaagaagaaaaagaaccaGAAAAACCACCTAAGAAGGCCAAAGAAGTAACAAAGCCTCcaaaagaagagaaagtagTAGCAAAACCTCCAAAAGTAGAACCAGAAAAGATctcaaaagagaagaaacaaccAGTTTCTAAAGAggtgaaagaggaaaagaaagagaggcaTCTCAAAGAAGAGGTAGTACCAAAGAAACCAtctaaagaagaaaaagagccTTCAAAACATcctaaaatggaagaaaaagaaagaaaagggcCTACCAAAAAAGAGACAGAACCAAAGAAGCTGtctaaagaagaagacagagaggaactgtccaaagaaaagaaagaggttAAGATTTCTAAAGTAGTAAAAGAGGTCAAGAAGATTCACAAAGAAGAACATGAACCAAAGAAGACCTCTAAGAAGGAAACTGAACCAACAAAGCCTTctaaagaggagaaagaagtcAAGAAGGCTCCCAAAGAAGACAAAGAACCTGCAAAGAAGAAAGACATTAAGACAG aagctaaaccCCAAAAGGCTGCAAGAGGAATTAAAGTAGTCAAGAAGGAGGTTGCATCTGTCCTGAAGAAGGAACATCTTAATGTAACAAAAGCAG CTGTTGAATACAAGAAGCCTGTAAAGGTCCTGAAAGCTGCTAAAAAGCACATAATCCCTGTCCTGAAAAAGGAACATATGAATGTCACAAAAACAG AGGGTCGTGAAGTTACTAAGGTGAAAGCCAAACCAGAACCtccaaagacaaagaaag TGGCAGCTCCCAAGGAGCCCAAGAaggaatcaaaacaaaaaatcaaacgTAAACCTGGAAAACCTG ATATTGATGAagtgaaggaaaagaaaaaaacaatcccAACAAAGAAAG AAACTGAAGTTTCTAAACCAAAGGTCAAACCTACACCTGTTCATAAAG ATGCTGAAGTTACCAAAGAAAAAGCCAAACATGCTCCTTCAAAGAAGG AAGTTCCAAAGGAAAAGGCCAAAGCAGCTCCGGCTAAGAAAG AGGCAGCTGCTCCAAAAGAAAAGCCTGAGCCAGTTATCTTGAAAAAAG GACATGGAGGCCCTGCCAGAAATGCCTCCCTGGTGAAAGAGAAAGTCAAAATAGTGCCTATGAAGAAAG ATGTCAAGGTGGCAAAGGAGAAAGTCAAAGCAGTATTTGCAAAGACAA cagCTGAGGTTTCAAAACAGAAGCCCAAACCAGTTCATATAAAGAGGG AAACTGCTCCACTCAGGATAAAACCATCTCTGGTAGTCAAAG AAGCAGGAGCCCCACAGAAAAATGTCTCTCTAACAAAGGAAAAAGCGAAGGTGGTGCCATTGAAGAAAG AAGCTGTTCTGAAAGAAAAGGCAAAAGCAAAAACTTCACAGAAAG AACATGAGGCTAAGCCAGTTCATGCCAAAAAAG AGCCGGAGGCTACAAAGGAGAAGCCTAAACCAGCTCATGAAAAGAAAG taGCTCCTTCTAAAtcagaggaaacaaagaaagaaaaggtcaAATCACTCCTAAGGAAAAAAG AACTGGAGACTtgtaaagaaaaagacaaacctGCTGCAGTGAAGAAAG AAGACAGAGTTCTTAAAGAGATACAGGAGTCGGCAAAGAAAG aaaaatcTGCTGAGAAGAAAGCTACCAAAGAGGAAAAAGTAAAAG CAGAGCCGGCTGTATCAGACAGCTTTCTTATGGATG AAGAGCTGCCCTACTTCCAGTGTTTCTTTGTGGACGAGGATGAGGCCCAGTTTCCATTCTATGCCTTCTCACCATTGTAG